The nucleotide window TGGCGCAGCAGCGCGTCCACCAAGGTCGTCTTGCCGTGGTCGACGTGCGCGATGATGGCGACGTTGCGGATGTTGCCCCTCACCTGCGTGCACACCTCGGTTCACGAAAAGCCCGAAGGCCCTGTCCGGGATCAGCAATCTATCACGAAAAAAGGCCCGATACCAGGTAGGAGTTAGGGGCGCGGCGAAGGTGCAAGGGTGCGGGCGAAGGGGGGCGTCATCGCGAGATGGGAGCCACAAGCGAGGGCCGCCGCCAGGAGGTGGAAGTGAAGCGCCAGCGCCTCAACCGCCTGATGACGGCGCTGGAGCTGGACGGGATTTTGATCGGCCGGCGTGACAACTTCGCCTGGGCCACCGGCGGCGCCGACAACCACGTGAAACTCGCCACCGAAACCGGGGCGGGGATGCTGCTCGTCCTGCCCGACCGCTGGACGCTGATTGCCACCAACATCGAAACGCCAAGGCTTTCCCGCGAGGAACTCGAGAGCCTGCCCGTGCCGCTCGACGTGGAGGCGGCGCCCTGGCACCTGGGCGTGGAGTCGGCGGTGGAACGCCTGGTGCGGGGCCGGCGGGTCGGCTCGGACACGGGCATCGCAGGCACCATGAACGTCCACCCCGCGCTGGCGGGACTGCGACTGCCGCTGACT belongs to Bacillota bacterium and includes:
- a CDS encoding aminopeptidase P family N-terminal domain-containing protein, with protein sequence MGATSEGRRQEVEVKRQRLNRLMTALELDGILIGRRDNFAWATGGADNHVKLATETGAGMLLVLPDRWTLIATNIETPRLSREELESLPVPLDVEAAPWHLGVESAVERLVRGRRVGSDTGIAGTMNVHPALAGLRLPLT